In the Gallaecimonas pentaromativorans genome, one interval contains:
- a CDS encoding cytochrome c, whose protein sequence is MKWKKLLGSAVLMVVVVAGGLLAYGHFAPRGADPVPPVAGVPADLNGAMSHGEYLAKAADCVACHTARDGGKPYAGGRAFALPFGTIYATNLTPDKETGIGNWSDDAFVAAVREGVGSHGRLYPAMPYTSYVQMSRQDVLDIKKYLMTLEPVKQATPANTLSFPFNQRWGMAFWNAVFLDAKRYQPDAAKSEDWNRGAYLAGALGHCGECHTPRNIGFATKSHDYLAGAEIEGWKAYNTTSDDAYGLGDWTDAQLTGYLSRGHAPGRSSAAGPMAEVVEHSLQYLTQSDIHALVTYLRSVSPRTSEGSGEVNLDPATLKGATAVLPANAAMAADNRGKLLFEGDCAGCHQWDGAGRQTQYASLKGSHAVNDPEGNALVQVILNGTQLKVGGATQFMPGFGAIYSDKDIAAISNYVLSHFGDQQGKVTAEQVKKARQQP, encoded by the coding sequence ATGAAATGGAAAAAACTGCTGGGTAGCGCGGTATTGATGGTGGTGGTCGTGGCTGGCGGGCTGTTGGCCTACGGCCACTTTGCCCCGCGTGGCGCCGACCCCGTGCCGCCGGTTGCCGGCGTACCAGCCGACCTTAACGGCGCCATGAGCCACGGCGAGTACTTAGCCAAGGCCGCCGATTGCGTGGCCTGCCACACCGCCCGTGACGGCGGTAAGCCCTACGCCGGAGGCCGCGCTTTTGCGCTGCCCTTTGGCACCATCTACGCCACCAACCTGACCCCGGACAAGGAAACCGGCATCGGTAACTGGAGCGACGACGCCTTTGTGGCCGCTGTGCGCGAAGGGGTCGGCTCTCACGGCCGTCTGTACCCGGCCATGCCCTACACCTCCTATGTGCAAATGAGCCGCCAGGACGTGCTGGACATCAAAAAGTACCTGATGACCCTGGAGCCGGTTAAGCAAGCTACCCCTGCCAATACCCTGTCGTTCCCCTTCAATCAGCGCTGGGGCATGGCGTTTTGGAACGCAGTGTTCCTCGATGCCAAGCGCTATCAGCCCGATGCGGCCAAGAGCGAAGACTGGAACCGAGGCGCCTATCTGGCCGGGGCCCTTGGCCACTGCGGCGAGTGCCACACCCCGCGCAATATCGGCTTTGCCACCAAGTCTCATGACTACCTGGCCGGCGCCGAGATTGAAGGCTGGAAGGCGTACAACACCACCTCAGACGACGCTTACGGCCTAGGCGATTGGACCGACGCCCAACTGACCGGTTATCTGTCCCGTGGCCATGCCCCAGGCCGCAGCTCCGCCGCTGGCCCCATGGCCGAAGTGGTAGAGCACAGCCTCCAGTACCTGACCCAGAGCGACATCCATGCCCTGGTCACCTACCTTCGCAGCGTGTCACCGCGCACCAGTGAAGGCAGCGGCGAGGTAAACCTGGACCCGGCCACTCTCAAAGGCGCCACCGCCGTGCTGCCGGCCAACGCCGCCATGGCCGCCGACAACCGTGGCAAGCTGTTGTTTGAAGGGGACTGCGCCGGTTGCCACCAGTGGGACGGTGCCGGTCGTCAGACACAATACGCTTCCCTTAAAGGCAGCCATGCGGTGAACGACCCCGAAGGCAACGCCCTGGTGCAGGTGATCCTCAACGGTACCCAGCTCAAAGTGGGCGGCGCGACCCAGTTCATGCCGGGCTTTGGCGCGATTTACTCCGACAAGGACATCGCCGCCATCTCCAACTACGTGCTGTCCCATTTTGGTGACCAGCAAGGCAAGGTCACGGCCGAACAAGTGAAAAAAGCCCGTCAGCAGCCTTAA